Proteins from a single region of Acidianus ambivalens:
- the hisG gene encoding ATP phosphoribosyltransferase, whose amino-acid sequence MKVAIPNKGRLQQPTLQFLTQVGIKPLASDERALMIPTSWDGVQLVMMRTEDIPNLVEAGAAEIGITGHDYVTESKADVEELIKLDFGKAKIVLAVPQNWDVENVEDLRRKKNGIRIATKYYNIAKEYLDKVDIDAKIVKISGAAEVMPSLGAADAIIDVVSTGTTLKLHGLKSIDEILQTYAVVIGNKYWMKSEEAERVNLVLTMMKGVISARGRKMIFMNVDDSKLEDVISSLPAMLSPAISRLSKTNAWEVITVAEESQLPEVIAKAKAAGARDIVVVNIEKVVK is encoded by the coding sequence TTGAAAGTGGCGATTCCAAACAAAGGTAGGCTTCAACAACCTACTTTACAATTCTTAACTCAAGTAGGAATTAAGCCGTTAGCTAGCGACGAAAGGGCGTTAATGATACCCACTAGTTGGGATGGAGTACAATTAGTTATGATGAGAACAGAGGATATACCTAATCTAGTCGAAGCAGGAGCTGCAGAAATAGGAATAACTGGTCACGATTACGTTACTGAATCTAAAGCTGACGTTGAGGAATTAATAAAATTGGACTTTGGAAAAGCTAAGATAGTTTTAGCCGTGCCTCAAAACTGGGACGTTGAGAATGTTGAAGATTTAAGGAGAAAGAAGAATGGTATAAGAATTGCCACCAAATATTATAATATAGCTAAAGAATATCTAGATAAAGTTGACATAGATGCAAAAATAGTAAAAATAAGTGGTGCAGCTGAAGTTATGCCGTCGCTGGGTGCAGCAGACGCAATAATTGATGTAGTTAGCACTGGGACTACGTTAAAATTACATGGGCTAAAGTCTATCGACGAGATTCTCCAAACTTACGCTGTAGTTATTGGTAATAAATATTGGATGAAATCCGAGGAAGCAGAGAGAGTAAATCTAGTATTAACTATGATGAAAGGTGTAATTTCCGCTAGAGGAAGGAAGATGATATTCATGAACGTAGACGACAGTAAATTAGAAGATGTTATTTCCTCTTTACCTGCAATGTTATCTCCTGCTATATCTAGGTTAAGCAAAACTAACGCTTGGGAAGTGATAACAGTTGCAGAGGAGAGTCAGTTACCAGAAGTTATAGCTAAAGCTAAGGCTGCAGGAGCTAGGGATATTGTAGTTGTAAACATAGAGAAGGTTGTTAAATGA
- the hisC gene encoding histidinol-phosphate transaminase produces the protein MYKKFLNLFPPFYQGFRIAPTEIPKWLKEAKEYDYSDIKEGIRLHLNESPYSPPNFIIQEVEKYLSQGNRYQHPDLTSRFKELAAEYNKVEPSNIFPTPGGDGALRAIFYNFLNPGDTVTYNFPSYSMYSVYSTVRGLKVNKVNLVENGDWWKEDIDKLLDFAKKSKLVVIDDPNNPTGSPMLKANKDLISTLVESINGFLVLDEAYYEFSGYTAASLVNEYPNVMIVRTLSKAFSLASYRVGYLIANKEVVDALTKTSTPFDVALPSLIAGITALENPSYARKIVNEITENREYLYSSLKKLGLKVYKSVTNFLFVKDNRDLLNPLMERKIAIRKPIDGFYRITVGTREQCEILVKALGEILESGDSKQR, from the coding sequence TTGTACAAAAAATTTTTAAATTTATTTCCACCTTTTTACCAAGGGTTTCGTATTGCACCAACCGAAATACCTAAATGGTTAAAGGAAGCTAAGGAATATGATTATAGTGATATAAAGGAAGGAATAAGACTTCATTTAAATGAATCTCCATATTCTCCACCTAATTTTATAATCCAAGAAGTGGAAAAGTACCTATCTCAAGGTAATAGATATCAACACCCTGATCTAACTTCTAGGTTTAAGGAATTAGCTGCAGAATATAACAAGGTAGAGCCATCCAATATTTTCCCTACGCCTGGAGGAGACGGAGCTTTAAGAGCTATTTTCTATAATTTCCTAAATCCTGGAGACACTGTAACTTACAATTTCCCATCATATAGTATGTATTCTGTTTATTCTACAGTTCGTGGACTAAAGGTAAATAAAGTAAACTTGGTGGAAAACGGAGATTGGTGGAAGGAAGATATAGATAAACTTCTAGATTTCGCTAAAAAGTCAAAATTAGTAGTAATAGATGATCCAAATAATCCTACTGGTTCGCCTATGTTAAAGGCTAATAAAGATTTGATATCCACTCTTGTAGAGAGCATAAATGGGTTCCTAGTTTTAGACGAAGCGTATTACGAGTTCTCAGGCTATACTGCAGCTTCGTTAGTAAATGAATATCCAAACGTTATGATAGTGAGAACCTTAAGTAAAGCGTTCTCTTTAGCTTCTTACAGAGTTGGCTATCTTATTGCAAATAAAGAAGTAGTAGATGCTTTAACAAAAACTTCTACACCTTTTGACGTAGCTTTACCTTCATTAATAGCTGGAATAACTGCATTAGAAAATCCATCTTATGCGAGAAAAATAGTAAATGAGATTACTGAAAATAGAGAATATCTATATTCGTCTCTTAAAAAACTGGGTTTAAAGGTATATAAGTCCGTTACAAATTTCCTCTTTGTTAAGGATAATAGAGATTTATTAAATCCTTTAATGGAAAGAAAAATAGCTATTAGGAAGCCAATTGATGGATTTTATAGAATAACTGTTGGAACTAGAGAACAATGTGAAATTTTGGTTAAAGCTTTGGGTGAGATTCTTGAAAGTGGCGATTCCAAACAAAGGTAG
- the leuS gene encoding leucine--tRNA ligase, with the protein MVNISQKWQKKWEESKIFESNPDSRKKFFTTVAFPYPNSPFHLGHGRTYTTADIYARYMRMKGYNVLFPMGFHYTGTPIITMADDVAKGEKEVIDIFKNIYEIPPEDIPKLSDPLFMANYFKEDIKKAMKELGLSIDWRREFTTIDPEFSSFIVWQFNKLQQQGYIVKDTHPVGWCPVHHLPVGMHDTKGDVEPDIGEYVLIYFESEKGILPVATLRPETIFGVVAVWVNPKVTYAITEIDGKRMIVTERAAFKLSFQIDNVKVLDKISGSDLIKLTAINPITGQSVPVLPGEFVDPDMATGVVMSVPAHAPFDYYYLKKVSPNTQIIPVIKVEGYGESPAAEVVEKEKPKNDADLKKLTELVYRTEYNKGKMRDDVLLRAKPEYREELKGIVGLSVPEARKIITDFIINHGLGRKILEIMNKPVYCRCGNEVVVKILKDQWFLDYGNPEWKAKAKRLLSMMRIVPEEVRKDFEYALDWLQKRACARTRGLGTPLPWDKKWIIESLSDSTIYMAYYTIAHKIKKYNLHASQLTIEFWDYVMLGKGNVEEVSKATNIPVEVLQDLRNEFTYWYPLDMRHSGSDLIPNHLSFFIFNHAAIFPENLWPKGIAVNGLVLYEGKKMSKSLRNIIPLRKAIRIYSPDVIRITLAATADMGSETNFTETVAKSVTDNLKKFYDMITTIKGLDSKEFGIPEKWMLSRLYSTIKEVTPMMDEMRFREALNEILFGLSSDINDYVEMTKAEGRNPNAEVLKEVLETWSKLISPFAPHIAEEVWNSLGHNTFVSLEEWPKFDESKVDIKTEVAHEYHKLIIDDVKAILNVYKGTPKLVKIYVADKSKMQLLIDALNVISSGGNMKTFISSHKPKNSEEAKELQKIFQYAQGLGDEMKKIASYGFDEGELVKEGLSYIKYKLGLEVKVERFTDEIKKKYNKDALPLRPAIIIE; encoded by the coding sequence CTGGTCAATATATCCCAAAAATGGCAAAAGAAATGGGAAGAAAGCAAAATATTTGAGAGTAATCCAGATAGTAGAAAGAAGTTCTTTACTACAGTAGCTTTTCCTTATCCAAATAGTCCTTTTCATCTAGGTCACGGAAGAACGTATACCACTGCTGATATTTATGCAAGATACATGAGAATGAAAGGCTATAATGTACTATTCCCAATGGGATTTCATTATACAGGAACACCGATAATAACTATGGCAGATGACGTAGCTAAAGGAGAAAAGGAAGTTATAGATATTTTCAAAAATATTTATGAAATACCTCCAGAAGATATTCCGAAATTATCAGATCCGCTGTTCATGGCTAACTACTTTAAGGAAGATATAAAGAAAGCTATGAAAGAACTAGGGTTAAGCATAGACTGGAGAAGAGAATTTACAACAATAGACCCAGAATTTTCTTCATTTATTGTATGGCAATTTAATAAATTACAACAACAAGGCTATATAGTGAAGGACACTCATCCAGTAGGCTGGTGTCCTGTTCATCATTTACCGGTCGGAATGCATGACACTAAAGGCGATGTAGAACCAGATATAGGAGAATACGTGCTAATTTACTTTGAATCAGAGAAGGGTATCTTGCCTGTTGCAACTTTAAGGCCAGAGACTATCTTTGGAGTAGTTGCAGTATGGGTAAACCCCAAAGTAACTTATGCAATAACTGAAATAGATGGAAAAAGAATGATAGTTACAGAAAGGGCAGCTTTTAAGTTAAGTTTCCAGATAGATAATGTTAAGGTTTTAGATAAGATTTCTGGATCGGATTTAATTAAATTAACTGCGATTAATCCAATAACCGGTCAGAGCGTTCCAGTATTGCCTGGTGAATTCGTTGACCCAGATATGGCAACAGGAGTAGTAATGAGCGTTCCGGCTCATGCGCCTTTTGATTATTATTATTTAAAGAAAGTTAGTCCAAACACCCAAATAATTCCAGTAATAAAGGTTGAAGGTTACGGTGAGTCTCCTGCTGCGGAAGTTGTTGAAAAAGAAAAACCTAAGAATGACGCTGATCTTAAGAAATTAACTGAGTTAGTATATAGAACTGAATACAACAAAGGAAAAATGAGGGATGACGTGTTATTAAGAGCTAAGCCAGAGTATAGGGAAGAGTTAAAAGGTATTGTAGGCTTATCGGTACCAGAGGCAAGAAAAATAATTACTGATTTTATAATTAATCACGGTCTAGGTAGGAAAATCTTGGAAATAATGAATAAGCCAGTTTATTGCAGATGCGGAAATGAAGTAGTAGTCAAGATACTAAAGGATCAATGGTTCTTAGATTATGGTAATCCAGAGTGGAAAGCTAAAGCAAAGAGATTACTATCAATGATGAGAATAGTGCCAGAAGAAGTCAGAAAAGATTTTGAATACGCATTAGACTGGCTGCAAAAGAGGGCTTGTGCTAGAACTAGAGGATTAGGTACACCTCTACCTTGGGATAAGAAATGGATAATTGAAAGCTTATCAGACTCTACAATTTATATGGCTTATTACACGATAGCTCACAAGATAAAGAAATACAACTTACATGCTTCTCAGTTAACGATTGAATTTTGGGACTACGTAATGCTAGGTAAAGGTAATGTCGAGGAAGTATCTAAGGCAACTAATATCCCAGTTGAAGTTTTACAAGATTTAAGAAATGAATTCACTTACTGGTATCCATTAGATATGAGACATAGCGGTTCTGATTTAATACCTAATCACTTATCGTTCTTTATATTTAATCATGCAGCAATCTTCCCAGAGAACTTATGGCCTAAAGGTATAGCAGTTAATGGTCTAGTACTTTACGAAGGAAAGAAGATGAGCAAGTCCTTGAGGAATATAATTCCTCTGAGAAAAGCAATTAGAATCTATAGCCCAGACGTTATTAGAATAACCTTAGCCGCAACAGCAGATATGGGATCTGAAACTAACTTTACAGAGACTGTAGCCAAGTCTGTAACTGATAATTTGAAGAAGTTTTATGACATGATAACTACAATTAAAGGGCTTGATAGTAAAGAGTTTGGTATTCCAGAAAAATGGATGTTATCAAGGTTATATTCTACTATAAAAGAAGTTACGCCAATGATGGATGAAATGAGGTTTAGAGAAGCCTTGAACGAGATCTTATTTGGTTTATCATCCGATATTAATGATTACGTGGAGATGACTAAAGCTGAAGGGAGAAACCCTAATGCTGAAGTGCTAAAAGAAGTTCTAGAAACTTGGAGTAAATTAATATCTCCATTTGCGCCCCATATAGCAGAAGAAGTTTGGAATTCATTAGGTCATAACACTTTTGTATCATTAGAAGAATGGCCTAAATTTGATGAAAGTAAGGTTGATATCAAAACAGAAGTTGCTCACGAATATCATAAGCTAATAATCGATGATGTTAAGGCTATATTAAACGTTTATAAGGGTACTCCAAAGTTAGTTAAAATATACGTTGCAGATAAGTCTAAAATGCAGCTATTAATTGATGCATTAAATGTTATTAGTTCTGGAGGAAATATGAAGACTTTCATTAGCTCTCATAAGCCTAAGAATAGTGAGGAAGCAAAAGAATTACAAAAAATATTCCAATATGCTCAAGGCTTAGGAGACGAAATGAAGAAGATAGCATCTTATGGTTTTGATGAAGGAGAGCTAGTTAAAGAAGGCCTAAGCTATATTAAGTACAAGTTAGGATTGGAAGTTAAAGTGGAAAGATTTACAGATGAAATTAAGAAGAAGTATAACAAGGATGCACTACCTTTAAGGCCTGCAATTATTATAGAATGA
- a CDS encoding cob(I)yrinic acid a,c-diamide adenosyltransferase, which produces MFTRTGDDGNTNVINKRVGKDSPLVNMLGDLDEVNSFLGLALAKLPWDDMKKDIEKIQYELFAIGEELSTGNIKITQENVKWLEERTVAYRKESGPVKLFVIPGGSEEASYLHVARSVVRRVERNAVKYSKEIEFDKWIIVYLNRLSSLLFSMAIVANKRKGIEERIYDIRKYF; this is translated from the coding sequence ATGTTCACAAGAACTGGAGACGACGGAAACACAAATGTAATAAATAAGAGAGTAGGTAAAGATTCGCCTTTAGTAAATATGTTAGGTGACTTAGATGAAGTAAATTCTTTCTTGGGCTTAGCCTTAGCTAAATTACCTTGGGACGATATGAAGAAAGACATTGAAAAAATTCAATATGAATTGTTTGCAATAGGAGAAGAATTAAGTACTGGAAATATTAAAATAACTCAAGAGAACGTGAAATGGCTGGAAGAAAGGACAGTAGCCTATAGAAAAGAAAGCGGGCCAGTAAAGCTTTTTGTAATCCCCGGAGGCTCAGAAGAAGCTTCTTACCTTCATGTAGCCAGAAGCGTAGTAAGGAGAGTAGAAAGGAACGCAGTTAAATATTCTAAAGAGATTGAATTTGACAAATGGATAATAGTTTATCTAAATAGACTATCTTCACTTTTATTTTCCATGGCAATTGTAGCAAA